One genomic window of Ziziphus jujuba cultivar Dongzao chromosome 4, ASM3175591v1 includes the following:
- the LOC107409015 gene encoding mediator of RNA polymerase II transcription subunit 4, translating into MLQHQLVQSPARLGLSNPTSPSLQNSTPPKLPPHHPSNLASSSSSSSSSSSSSSSSSSSTITTTTTSSTLLPLLPPLPRAQSLLHQMASLASKLFEVSSNRSLWLSSFRGSLPTFLSSQSTPPHLPDPSPSSTKEILSLFTSLQTQLFEAVAQLQEILDLQDVKQKIAREIRSKDAAILAFANKVKDAERVLDILVDDYSDYRRPKRTKLEKHGVEDNDGDDVDDDEEEEDEDAPGLTTVASRLKLDDILSYAHRISYTTFAPPEFGAGQAPLRGALPPAPQDEQMRASQLYNFANLDVGLPKTVESNEKRIEAMIEPPPPAVPSEPNPLSNLAAIQGLLPNITVPSGWKPGMPVELPTDLPVPPPGWKPGDPVPLPALESLPVPRVEEQQVRPLQGLHKPLPEPIQVRPVQLDILDQDDDSSDYTSDDASSDDDD; encoded by the coding sequence ATGCTTCAACACCAACTGGTTCAATCCCCAGCTCGTCTGGGTCTAAGCAATCCCACATCGCCATCTCTGCAAAACTCTACTCCTCCAAAACTCCCTCCTCACCACCCTTCCAATCTCgcatcctcttcctcttcctcttcctcttcttcttcttcttcttcttcttcttcttcgtccaCCATAACCACCACCACAACCTCCTCAACCCTCCTCCCTCTCCTCCCTCCTCTTCCTCGTGCCCAGTCCCTCCTCCACCAAATGGCTTCCCTCGCTTCCAAACTCTTCGAGGTCTCATCCAATCGATCCCTCTGGCTCTCTTCCTTCCGCGGTTCTCTCCCAACTTTCCTCTCTTCCCAATCCACTCCTCCTCATCTTCCTGACCCTTCTCCTTCCTCCACCAAAGAAATCCTTTCCCTCTTCACTTCCCTCCAGACCCAGCTCTTCGAGGCCGTTGCCCAGCTCCAGGAGATTCTCGATCTCCAAGACGTCAAGCAGAAAATCGCCCGCGAAATCCGATCCAAGGACGCCGCCATTCTCGCGTTTGCTAATAAGGTTAAGGATGCCGAACGGGTTCTTGACATTCTCGTCGATGATTACTCCGATTATCGCCGACCCAAAAGGACAAAATTGGAAAAACATGGTGTGGAAGATAATGAtggggatgatgttgatgatgatgaagaagaagaagacgaggaTGCGCCAGGATTAACGACGGTTGCTTCGCGGTTGAAGTTGGACGATATCTTGTCCTATGCTCACCGGATAAGCTACACCACGTTTGCGCCTCCGGAGTTCGGAGCTGGTCAAGCGCCTCTTCGTGGGGCTCTGCCTCCTGCGCCTCAGGACGAGCAAATGCGGGCTTCCCAGCTCTACAATTTCGCTAATCTCGATGTCGGTTTGCCAAAGACTGTGGAGAGCAACGAGAAGAGAATTGAGGCTATGATCGAGCCTCCACCGCCTGCGGTTCCATCGGAGCCGAACCCACTTTCCAATTTGGCAGCCATTCAGGGGTTGCTTCCGAATATCACTGTCCCATCTGGTTGGAAACCTGGCATGCCTGTGGAATTGCCAACAGATTTGCCTGTGCCTCCACCCGGATGGAAGCCTGGCGACCCGGTGCCATTGCCGGCATTGGAATCTCTTCCTGTTCCAAGGGTTGAGGAGCAGCAAGTGCGTCCTCTTCAGGGTTTGCATAAGCCGCTGCCGGAGCCCATACAGGTTCGACCTGTTCAGCTCGATATTCTTGATCAAGACGATGACAGTAGTGATTATACTAGTGACGATGCAAGTTCCGATGACGATGACTGA